tatatggatgtcattgaaaactttgactaggccggtCTCAGTACTgcaataaccatggcaaccggATACATCAAACTGGTTGTTCATCGTCAGGAAACCGTTTCACCGTTGGAACAGATTTTTCAGTCACTTTCTGATTAATGGAAGATAAAAAAGTGAATATggagcaataaaaacacaaacataaaggaAACCCAAAGTCAAACACCAGAACTTCTTGACCCAAAGTCAAACACCAGAACATCTTGACCCAAAGTCAAACACCAGAACATCTTGACCCAAAGTCAAACACCAGAACTTTTGACAGACACTATGACTCCTTGTTCCCGCCtgtggttctgctctgcatgaGGTCCAAACCGTCTCTGAATGTAATGTTTCATTCTGGATGTTCAACTTCATttgttgagtattttttgaagcTTAGGTCCATTTCCAGGGTCTGTGAAGTTACTGGTTTGCTGTTGGGATTCAGTTCTGTCTCTGGATCTCTGTACCCTCCCAGAAATGCAGAACTGTCGGATCAGAAATCTTTCCTCACAAGATTTTATGCTGACTTCCTCGTCTGGCCGCTGCAGGACTCGGAGCTTCTCTTCACTTTGCTTTTTACTCCCTCGGTATGTTTTGGATccttaataaatgtattttaatgctgattTTTGGTTTTATGGTTATCTCCTTTATTAAGTTTCTAAGTTTTTGTCAGAGACTTTAATGTCTTAATTCCCTTCTCCCTGTTTTTCCTGAATATTTCTTGTTGTTTCCTCCTTTGACCTGATTTTCTcatatttaattacatttcattttcacatatttgacTCCTCTGATCGTTGCCTCGTTTCCTCGTTAGCCTCATGCTCCTCCGACGTTTTCTCCTTACGGGAGCTCTGCTCTCATTGGCTGGACCTCTACTGGTCGCCATGGAGACCTGTCCAGCAATGCCAGGGATGCCAGGTCTGTACGGGTTGCCCATCAGGGTGGATTGTTTGTGGGGCgtttctgtgatgttttgtgTTGTTCCTCAGGTATTCCTGGACTTCCGGGTCGAGACGGCCGCGATGGGCAGACAGGAGAAAAAGGAGATCCAGGTAGATTTTCCAAAACCTTTGTcatgtttgcttttctgttgTCAGATCCGGTTTAAGgtttttgatgattttcatGCTGAgatattaatttgtgttttaaggtAATTAGCAAAACATTAGCAGTAGCTAATACCACTGAAACTTTTTCTTATTACTTCACATTACAGCCAGACATTTTAATCTATTTCAATGGATTTTTATGCGATAAACCAAAACACCACAATGTGGTGAATAACTGGGAATTGGAAGGACAATAATACATGATTTTCAGTTCATTTCCCAATGAAATCTTAAAGGTGCGTCATGGAATTGTACTCAGAACCTGGAGTGAGTGGACTGTTGAAGCGTTAATCATTTTTGGTTCGACTGGCACCAAGAACCAGTGAAGGAAACGACAGGAAGAAAAACTTCCTGCTTCAGGAAAAATGAGCTTCGGTGTCAGATtgtagcggttgtaggatttctcttttgtctttggctaaaggCTACGAGCCGTTTCTCATGCTAACGCTAAACTagctggtttgttttggttgtatttacccagaatgccctgggttgtagtccacttcctgcttttggagcggcctCCAGGCTGCTTACCGTTTACATATccattcaaactgaaccagagttcacttcaaccgaaccgagacgGAGGTTtataggcggaccagagtttattacacattcacagctcaccaaacaaactggagtttaattaaagtggactaaacagttCAAGTTAAAGCaaagtgcaaatatattttaaattaaaataaaacaactttcacttcatttctttacacataattttgtttgcaaaaccCCATTTCAAGACAGAAATTAGatattattttctgtaagtaaCCAAAATGGTATGAAAACCAGGTTAATTTCTGTTTgtagtttaatatattttaaaagttttatttcttagtATGAGGTTGTAATGGAGCAgcaccaaaatgaaaacatccacTCACTGTCGTTCACCAGGAGCAGAACGGACCGGCAGCCTGGGGCCTCAGAAGGGCCTGAAGGGGGAACCGGGCCCGGTGGGACCGCTCGGCAAACGGGGCCCGTCAGGGGAACCGGGCAGCGCAGGGATTCCCGGGCCTCCAGGAGAGCCAGGAGAAGCTGGGTACGACAACACAgacaagcaaaaataataattaatctactgtaatttttatagaaaatcgctttacaagagaaaaataaataataaacagaacaaacacttacattatttaaaatagttCAAGTATTTAGTTCACATGGAGGTGTTTCTATGCAGaattaaattagcttaaaaataaaagattcaaGTGTAAAATTCAACAATTTTCCATAACTTccaacaattttaaacaaaagttcaGCCACAAAACGAGAAGGAAGAAATCTGTCAAAGCCAACAAATACTTAAATACTTTCATctggatttgatttgatttgagtGCTGATGAATTAAACcctttgaaaatgatttatgatttttttatcctgttaacttttgtttttcagtttatttttaatgcaaattaacAGTAAAGCTTATTTTAAGACCAAAAGGTCTAATTCAACACAGTTCAGTTGATTAAATCAGATTCAagcttcattattattattaattattacttTCATCATTAttgctgttttgttatttataaattgttttgaaaacttcAAGTTGTTGTTAAACTTGAATTTAGTGAttgttttgggaaaataaagTCCGTTTCTATTCTATAACAGGcagctcattttcatttaaagctACACATTAAAATCACATCAATTATCAACGGAAACCTGAAAATGACATCAAATGTTCACTTCCTGGTCAAGCACAGGGCCACTGTAGGGTGGAACAACCGGAACAGTCCTCCACCAGAAACGCTCTAGAAGTGAGCAAACATGTGGCCTAAACCAAGTCAAACTAGAAAACAAAGACAGTCTTGCAGTAGTTCTGCCACTAGCTGGataaaatatagtaaaaaaagttgatttctcagcttcagaaccagaaccttcctgttttctgcagGTCGGCTGCGGCGCAGCAGAAGGCGGCCTTCAGTGTGGCCAGAGCAACGTCCGAGTTTCCTGCTAAAAGCAGCACAATTCGCTTCACTAAAGTCATAACCAACATCGAGAACGACTTCAGCACAGAGACGGGACACTTCAGGTCAGCATTTTAAACTCCGCTTGGTTTCAAGTGGATTTTCCAAACCAGGTTTAAGAATCTCCTCGTCCTCCAGGTGTCGGGTCCCGGGGATGTACTACTTTGTGTATCACGCTTCTCTGGAGGATAAACTCTGCGTGCAGCTGAAGCTCGACAACAATCTGCTCACGTCATTTTGTGATCATCGCCGCAAAAAACAGGTCAGAGCAGGAGGCGACTCTtcagtttgtcattttattcaaCATCTAGTCCTGAGCGGAGCCATCCTGCAGCCTCTGGATGCATCCTGCTCACTTCCCATCAGCACCTGCTTCCCCAGTAGCCATATTATTGCACAGGTTGAAATGACcaaaatacatttgcaaaaataaacacgGAAAAAACTCAATGCAAAGTTATTAAGAcgaggaggtttttttttcatgttacaagAGTCATGTGATCctccagatgttactactggcagaaacgctgaagaagacgacaggaagtagtaggagggtGATGGTTTGTTTTGCGTTTGGCTCCACAGTCACAAAACGTTTTGTGtcattccaacatgttgaatccgtagctcttctgtaaaatcgccAACTATCATTTCCCCAAAGCGCCGCATACGCAGCCGCGGGATTTCGTCAGTCCAAAGCCCGAGTGATGCCGACATCTATTCCGATGTCTGAATTATtgcgtgaacaagcttattcacatgtgattttaatttcactccttatttgatggaaacaccgcaattgcgaAAGTGTGTTTTGTCGACATCAGCAGAATACAAACAAAGATTTGTTCCCAGATCATTTGGATCATTCAGATCTGCAGAGGCTTGTTAACATTTCATGCAGGTGTGTCGAAGCAGGAATGCATCTAAAGGTTCAGGACGGTAACTCTCCAGGACGGGACCTGAAAACTCCAGTTGAGCAGGAAACTCTGTTAAACTTCTGTTGTCTGGGAATTAATCTGGTTTTCCTGCAAATCAAGGAACTACTAGCGTATTGATTTCTCTTGGTGcacataaagcaaaataaacacgatcaaactgaaaatgtgccATCATGAGCGTGCAGTAAGAGCGAGGTCTCTCCTGGTTCCAGGTGATGTCAGGCGGGCTGGCCGTCTACGTGTCTCAGGGTCAGGAGGTCTGGCTGGAGACCAGGGAGCACAGAGGGATGACAGGAAGAGGCAACGGCTACAGCATCTTCTCTGGGTTTCTGCTGCATCCTTACTGACCTGCAGCACGGAcgcaacaacaaccaccacacAAATTCTCCTTACTTTCCCACTTTGTGTGTCTCCTATTCGGATTTGACTGAAAACCCAAACTGAGATGTTGagaatttgtttcatttgaatCGATTTCCTTGGTtggatttatcatttttgtgtCACCAGTAAAAAGATTTTCTGCTAAAACCCAATGTCCCAGTTCTCTCATTCctttacttttgtattttaactcATCACTCTAATAAAT
Above is a genomic segment from Xiphophorus couchianus chromosome 20, X_couchianus-1.0, whole genome shotgun sequence containing:
- the LOC114135609 gene encoding complement C1q subcomponent subunit C-like — translated: MQNCRIRNLSSQDFMLTSSSGRCRTRSFSSLCFLLPRLMLLRRFLLTGALLSLAGPLLVAMETCPAMPGMPGIPGLPGRDGRDGQTGEKGDPGAERTGSLGPQKGLKGEPGPVGPLGKRGPSGEPGSAGIPGPPGEPGEAGSAAAQQKAAFSVARATSEFPAKSSTIRFTKVITNIENDFSTETGHFRCRVPGMYYFVYHASLEDKLCVQLKLDNNLLTSFCDHRRKKQVMSGGLAVYVSQGQEVWLETREHRGMTGRGNGYSIFSGFLLHPY